A single window of Zea mays cultivar B73 chromosome 10, Zm-B73-REFERENCE-NAM-5.0, whole genome shotgun sequence DNA harbors:
- the LOC103642145 gene encoding protein LIGULELESS 1-like, translated as MMNLSAAAAAAANACDEFPYAPPNAAAPPSLFPIMEQESSIHREHQQQQLGLGYNPEPNSLALLPPSDAAHHTTIAAGPHDILQFYPASASHYLAASNPYGHFAGSSSFHQSSSSSSSYYYPPPPQAAPEYYFPTLVSSAEENMASFAATQLGLNLGYRTYFPPRGGYTYGHHPPRCQAEGCKADLSGAKRYHRRHKVCDHHSKAPVVVTAGGMHQRFCQQCSRFHLLDEFDDAKKSCRKRLADHNRRRRKSKPSDADAGDKKRAHANKAAPAKDKAGSSSKHMHIAGLGTQILGSTLLSKEQDQAMDLGEVVKEAVDPKGKASMLQHHGIHQQQHHGIHQQHHGFPFHSSSAGSSDTTSNIAQVQEPSLGFHHQHHQHSNVLQLGQAMFDLDFDH; from the exons ATGATGAACCTATcggctgccgctgccgccgccgccaacGCCTGCGATGAGTTCCCCTACGCGCCGCCCAACGCGGCCGCTCCCCCTTCTCTGTTCCCAATCATGGAGCAGGAGAGCAGCATCCACAGGGagcatcagcagcagcagctgggCCTGGGCTACAACCCCGAGCCCAACTCCCTGGCACTGCTGCCCCCGTCCGACGCCGCCCACCACACCACTATCGCCGCCGGCCCCCACGACATCCTCCAGTTCTACCCTGCTTCCGCCTCGCACTACCTCGCCGCCTCCAACCCCTACGGCCACTTCGCCGGGAGCTCCTCCTTCCaccagtcgtcgtcgtcgtcgtcgtcgtactACTACCCTCCGCCACCGCAGGCCGCGCCCGAGTACTACTTCCCCACCCTCGTCAGCTCCGCCGAGGAGAACATGGCCAGCTTCGCCGCCACgcagctcggcctcaacctcggctacCGCACCTACTTCCCGCCGAGAGGCGGGTACACGTACGGCCACCACCCGCCGCGCTGCCAGGCCGAGGGCTGCAAGGCCGACCTCTCCGGCGCCAAGCGCTACCACCGCCGCCACAAGGTGTGCGACCACCACTCCAAGGCGCCGGTCGTCGTCACCGCCGGAGGCATGCACCAGAGGTTCTGCCAGCAGTGCAGCAG ATTCCATCTGCTGGATGAGTTCGACGATGCCAAGAAGAGCTGTAGGAAACGGCTAGCGGACCACAACCGGCGCCGACGCAAGTCAAAGCCATCGGATGCTGATGCCGGAGACAAGAAAAGAGCACATGCGAACAAAGCAGCTCCTGCTAAAGACA AAGCAGGAAGTAGCAGCAAGCACATGCACATTGCAGGGTTGGGTACACAGATCCTGGGGAGCACACTCTTGTCCAAAGAACAAGATCAAGCCATGGATCTTGGAGAAGTGGTGAAAGAAGCAGTGGATCCCAAGGGGAAGGCATCAATGCTACAGCATCACGGCATTCATCAGCAACAACATCACGGAATCCATCAGCAACATCACGGCTTCCCCTTCCATTCATCGTCAGCAGGCTCTAGTGACACCACATCAAATATAGCTCAAGTGCAAGAGCCAAGCTTAGGGTTCCACCATCAGCACCATCAACACAGCAACGTCTTGCAGCTCGGTCAGGCTATGTTTGATCTCGACTTCGATCACTAG